aataaactaaattggctgtagtgagtgACGAGGTGGCGGAGTGTGTaacacgttcacctcacagcaacaaggttgctggttcaagcctcggctgggtcagttggcatttctgtgtggagtttgcatgttctccccgtgttcgcgtgggtttcctccgggtgctccggtttccccaacagtccaaagacatgtggtatgggtaaattgggtatgctaaaaattgaccatagtgtatgagtgtgtgtgaatgtgtgtatggatgtttcccagtgatgggttgcgactgtaagggcatccgctgcgtaaaaaatatgctggataagttttcggttcattccgctgtggcgaccccagattaataaagggactaagccaaaaagaaaatgaatgaatgaccatagtgtatgagtgtgtgtatggatgtttcccagtactgggttgcggctgacagagcatcctctgtgtaaaacatatgctgaataagttggcggttcattccattgtagtgacacctgataaataaaggactaatctgaaggagaatgaatataaagaataaaatagtattttttggGACAGCactttaatttaagtaaatattCTGGctcattacctgcctattattaagatattggctgttttttattacatataaagtacagattctgcatgatcttatacGACATCGCTAACTACACTCAACTACTACCTCAAAacctattaaatttaaattaggaGCCAATTATGAGTTCATTAACTCTAAATTCTTTGCTTTGTTGGGTTCATCTTAGGTCAGACAAATaataacactgtaaataaaatatacataataatgaaacatataaatatataaaatatgccaTATAAAAACACACTGATACAATTCACCAAACAAGAAatgatcattcattaattttccttcggcttagtctctatttcagaggtcgccacgcagcggaatgaactgtcaactattccagcatatgtttaacgcagcggatgcccttccagctgcaacccagtactgggaaacacccatatactctcacattctcacacacactaatacactacagctaatttagtttaatcaaattcacctatagcatgtgtgtttggactgtgggggaaaccggagcaccccgaggaaacccacgccaacacgagaagaacatgcaaactccactcaaatgctaactgatccagccgaggctcaaaccagcgtccttcttgctgtgaggcgacagtgctaaccactaaggaaaatgaatgaatgtaccttaaaataaaatttgaatactGTGACCATAGTTTAAATACAATAGAAATCTTCTGCAGCATTATACATGTGTGCCACTTTTGATCAGGTCTAAGcattttcattcaaataaatcaaattcTTAATTATGTTTAAACACAATTAGCACTTGAATCTGAGATTGTAGTTCTGTTGTTCGTTCACAGCTAAAGGTTGGACGATATGCCGAAAACTGGTCAATTCGCCAGCGGTGACCCTCGAGTTTACATCTACAGAGAAAGAAGATGAAGTGATGTCTGTGGATATTGTGCCCACTCTTGAGGTGCCACAAGGCTGGCCACAAGCAGCGCGGGCCGGTCCCAACGTAGACCGATGGCTTGGAAAGAAATGTCGCCGCCAGTTTGTCAGTAAGGCTGTGTATTTCGTCCCTAAGAGACCGAAAGGAAGAAACCTCAGTGATGATGCTAAAGGTGTGCTGGGATTACACAAATTCAGGCACGACCATCATTCCTCATTTTCCTTAGCATAGATAACTGATATATTTGAGTTGCTCTTTTTCAGAGAGCTGGCGCATATCTTTCTCTCACATTGAAAAGGAGATGATGCACTATCACGGCAATAAGAAGACATGCTGTGAAACGTCTTCCAATAAGTGCTGTCGGTATGTTTTTCAAGTCAATTTGTAAATATCCTCAATTTGTACAACATAAAGTGGAATTAAAAGTCATAACTGtcgattattaataaatataataaaaaatatgaacacTGAACGTCAGAACTATTTCAAACCTATATACACCGAACATACTGGAGAGGTAAATAGGCTCTACGTGTACTATAAGTAGCTGACTATACAGGTAACCTGAGACAgactatagtagtcaacattttaagtggatcaaaaaaggttttaaagTTGATATAAGACAAGAATAggtgttgtttaatagttttagacagttttcataaactattttaattcacttcaaatgtatataactGTATATGGGTACTTTATGTAGTACAGTACAATACTGTGCCAGATATTGTGCAAAAAGAGGTAtttatggttaaaaaacaaaacaagtagtGGAGTATGCTTTGTGTAGTGCCATATGATTTGTTGCATTCACAAGTAAAACATTTCCTTCTTGTCCTCGTAACATGGACTTTAGAAAGTGTCTGTGCATATGGAGAGAGGAGGGTTTCTACAGTCTTTATAGCAAGCTCTTGTAGATAAATTAACCAAAATTCAACACAAATTCAAGATAAGAGGGCTCATAATTATACTAGACTATTACACCTTTTGATTAAGTGAAAATTAATGATTAGTTTGCAGTCATGTGAAAAAGTTTTGGCACCCTTTCCATATCAGGATCTGATCTCTCACAGTTTTTAAGGTAATGTGTTCattgctttttttaaaggaaagtagctaattgttttttttcccccagtgtaattttaaaagtacaaaagtttaCCTCTTGAAGTTTTTAGTACTATAttccagatagcatacgaatgtgggccactttgtCTTCgctcggcccagacaaaatggatgtgagcctgaagtggcccagcTGTACAATGGCAAATGTGGGTCAATGATTCAAAtgcatatatgggccatttaaggcaaagatttggcacttatggtaaaatgtaatctgaatgtgacccatgtggaaaatgataaatttggcccaaatgatggaggacaaatgtgggccacagttggcaaaaatgtggcatagtcatttaaggttaatctgggtctaaacctaaagtggctcacatgtgtaagTGCAagtgtggcccagttatcttaagacatgtgtgggccacttttggcaaatatttagcaCAGTAAGCTGTGGCTATTGTGGccattagcctatagtggcccagagaagatatggaaaatgaggcccagttatcttaaaacatatgtgggccacttttggcgaatattcggcacagtaagctatggTAATGTGTATTTGAGCCTagagtggcccagagaagatttGGCAAATgaggcccagttatcctaaaacaaatgtggcccacttttggcgaatatttggcacagttagctctggctaatgtggctgtgagcctaaaacggcccagttatcttaaaacatatgtggaccacatagactaaagtcaccgtcatggagaaaagtgtttgctttagttgggctcatagccctgaacctcttaataatAATTCTAACCAAAACCTCTTAactttcttttgggctgctgtaacttttaagaactttgcttgaaaagtttattcattacagcaaacaagccaagtaaaaaacaaaaacaacaacaacaacaacaaaaagcaataaaatgaagagaggcacaacctgtgattaaataatataattcactgatgttaaccagtgtttaatccattattagaagtaacgtaataacatgcttgcacatgccacagaattatgaaggtttataagctaaaaaaattctatggttcaacttctgctatGGTTGTATTCAGAATGTATtgatactgcaatgcatgctaggatttttgtactttgccataGCCAGCAAGtataaggtgtaggccagatctgggccagaataaaagcaaactgtggcccagaataaggtcagttctggttcatttggttgaatttgTTGGTTCAATTTGTGGCCCAGACCTGAAAAaaaacaggagtggaccgccctagagccatcatttcattcagtatgtggtccagatttaagtgtctggtgtgggccagatttgggccagaataaaagttttttttaatgaaatgaaaagaGAATAccaggaaatatatatatatatatatatataaatcatattcactcaaaaaataattttgctgcttgttcaaattacttacaGGAtgagttaaaaaacaacacaacgagtgttaagactttaagactttgttaagagatttttttgggacaacttaattgctttatgttcaatccacttaaatttgttaaattaactcaatcgatttgtgttgggacaacatgaataaattgtgcaacgcagcattttttacagtacatgctatacaaataatgttcataattagttccggttagtaaatacattaacattaatggAACCTTATTCTAAAGTGTGTCCAAGAATTGTCATATTGGCCAGCCCTAAAAAAGATACTTTacttgataaaataaataataaatgcaaaatgtgcaaaaattatatgatcaagaACCACCTCTGCCTGCTTTTTAGCCAGGAAAAACTATAACTGCACATTTACATTTGcaccgtatttttaacagtgaaaaCCTGGCAACCACAGGATTTTTACAATATTCCTCCTTCTCTCTTATAGGAAAGTTTGTTTGCGTCTTCTCAAGTGTCTGATTGAAGGACTGAAGCAGCAGTTTCCCAAACAGCTGGAGCCTCTGTGTTCGTATCATGGAAAGACAGCCTTCTTCCACGTGCTTTCAGACAGAGTGCATGACTCCCTGTGGTCTCCAGGCCAGCTCTCCGTCTCCTTTATTAAGCTCTTCGGATACTTTGAGCGATGCGCACTCAATGGTTCACTTCTGCATTTCTTTGTTCGTGAGCACAATCTTTTCTCTCCTCCTGCATTTTCTAAGCGAGCTCTAGGATTTCTGACCCATGCTTTGAGGGAGCAGAGAGATCTGGGGTTCCCTGTTTTAAAGGTTCCCAGTCCTTCTTCTGGTGTCGTTCCTGATACTGAAACTCTGATTCCTGATATTGAAACTCTAATTGAGCCAAATCCACCTGTCAGCGACACTTGCAGGATTTCTGCCTCTTTTAGGCATGCGTATGTGTGGTATAGTATAGCGGTCATTTTTGTATGTGTAGGAATTGCATGTGtattgcataaataataataacgataacatGTTTTTAGAAtctacatatttaaatgtattaaatgggAGGCATTTCCCCTTCAAACGAATCATCTCATTTTCGAGGGGGtccctatttttttatttactattattattttttaaataatttatataatttcattttatataaaatatgctGTATTCAGTGCTCATTATAAATGAGGACAGATTTCtcttttaaactaatattttctataggatgctagacaatattacatttgcatatacattagattattcagtactgaaaccaaatctggagcttatctcaaaccaaatctggagcttatctaacaaaataatttatattaatggtATAAAGATTTGTTCACCCAAATTGATATgtcctaaatataaatatatattcattttccttagtcact
This DNA window, taken from Danio aesculapii chromosome 19, fDanAes4.1, whole genome shotgun sequence, encodes the following:
- the LOC130246478 gene encoding cyclic GMP-AMP synthase codes for the protein MESQTRTTSAGSPGDDACISVELERLIRQRGRDLRLRKLDQQKAVRTVNHLIDSLLEFLKNNEDQPFFRDISVLTSGSYYEMVKINKPNEFDIMLKLKVPRIDFSELEEYKGLFYTVKLMKSTRKEIQHFLLEDGRTVSATKVKAEMHRLVRKFISNHFQAKGWTICRKLVNSPAVTLEFTSTEKEDEVMSVDIVPTLEVPQGWPQAARAGPNVDRWLGKKCRRQFVSKAVYFVPKRPKGRNLSDDAKESWRISFSHIEKEMMHYHGNKKTCCETSSNKCCRKVCLRLLKCLIEGLKQQFPKQLEPLCSYHGKTAFFHVLSDRVHDSLWSPGQLSVSFIKLFGYFERCALNGSLLHFFVREHNLFSPPAFSKRALGFLTHALREQRDLGFPVLKVPSPSSGVVPDTETLIPDIETLIEPNPPVSDTCRISASFRHAYVWYSIAVIFVCVGIACVLHK